The Salvia splendens isolate huo1 chromosome 21, SspV2, whole genome shotgun sequence genome includes a window with the following:
- the LOC121783926 gene encoding uncharacterized protein LOC121783926: MEEAMSSILNSPVDNVKLHVLHDAEKFEDIKRSFSNMDFEQRGHQMRRYITTVKEAVDNRGHCDVGCERVALYFVSKLEDAQFRVVNPTASLVAVKQNLMFVSTAAALHYSKALGKISMHRYFRFGGHLAFFVLLSFLTFFLLANSSNTWKEITAAFMPQLYTVVFNMIELLFKVQVVEDENNMKVSHVVHRGCDLVLRLLDDFNSV; this comes from the exons ATGGAAGAAGCAATGAGCAGCATCT TGAACTCCCCTGTTGACAACGTGAAGCTGCATGTGCTTCACGATGCTGAAAAGTTCGAGGACATAAAGCGCAGCTTCTCAAACATGGATTTCGAGCAAAGGGGTCACCAGATGCGCCGTTATATCACCACCGTGAAAGAGGCCGTCGACAATCGCGGCCACTGTGATGTTGGATGTGAGAGGGTTGCTCTCTACTTTGTCTCAAAGCTTGAAGATGCCCAGTTTCGGGTTGTAAACCCTACTGCTTCACTGGTAGCAGTGAAACAGAATCTCATGTTTGTTTCTACTGCTGCTGCCTTGCACTACTCTAAAGCTCTCGGAAAGATCTCTATGCATCGGTATTTTAGGTTTGGAGGGCACCTGGCCTTCTTTGTGTTGCTTTCTTTTCTAACCTTCTTTTTGCTAGCCAATTCCAGTAACACATGGAAGGAGATTACTGCTGCCTTTATGCCGCAGCTCTACACGGTTGTTTTCAATATGATTGAGCTTTTGTTTAAGGTTCAAGTGGTGGAGGATGAGAACAACATGAAGGTCAGCCATGTGGTGCACCGGGGCTGTGACCTTGTTCTTCGTCTTCTTGATGATTTCAACTCTGTCTGA
- the LOC121785076 gene encoding coatomer subunit gamma-like isoform X2 encodes MQWQCVKRDHDLSTNKDCSWIVVIEKHAVLTEVRGFSDPHIDKTRCLKIIKRLLYLLNQGEIFTKVSLVTSALLKDVNTGNVAYRANAIRLLCHITNDASLNKVVKFLYEDLCDDNPTLQIASLVCSINLVKRDPRMAITLDQVYPETSFYDKGKHVQFHAMYLEFVMGEVRRTGEVNPTVEVRRYHYHKIWSKLTRLCSWCSSPLGTCILIRCIRQLTRDRTRYGAGGIFELIWSCINGKDKMLAIEGFRSLGGVDVGVYIMPGFQLKDSIDVMRRMLRSHKPVVRFSAYRALQKARIVHNVECITPEDHRLMGSSKLYMEEFNHRDDEPEAEHVSQIIKSQSFAVKEASTHHCNLMRRHNV; translated from the exons ATGCAGTGGCAGTGTGTGAAGAGAGATCATGATCTCTCTACTAACAAAG ATTGCTCTTGGATTGTGGTGATTGAGAAACATGCTGTTTTAACTGAAGTGAGGGGTTTTAGTGATCCACATATTGATAAAACAAGATGTTTGAAG ATCATTAAAAGGCTTCTGTATCTTCTCAATCAAGGTGAAATATTCACAAAG GTTTCTCTAGTTACTAGTGCCTTACTTAAAGACGTCAACACCGGTAATGTTGCATATCGGGCGAATGCTATTCGTTTGCTTTGTCATATTACAAATGACGCATCCTTAAACAAAGTTGTGAAATTCCTCTATGAGGATCTTTGTGATGACAATCCTACTCTTCAAATTGCTTCCCTTGTGTGTTCAATCAATTTGGTAAAG AGAGATCCAAGGATGGCCATCACACTCGATCAAGTATACCCCGAGACCTCTTTTTACGATAAAGGAAAACACGTTCAGTTCCATGCCATGTATCTAGAATTTGTG ATGGGAGAAGTACGTCGTACGGGAGAAGTAAATCCTACGGTAGAAGTACGCCGTTATCATTACCACAAAATATGGTCAAAATTAACTAGGCTTTGCTCTTGGTGTTCTTCGCCATTGGGGACTTGCATCCTGATTCGCTGTATTCGTCAG TTAACACGAGATCGGACTCGCTACGGGGCTGGTGGTATCTTCGAACTCATATGGTCTTGTATCAATGGTAAAGATAAAATGTTGGCAATAGAAGGATTCCGGTCACTAGGAGGGGTGGACGTAGGGGTGTACATCATGCCTGGTTTTCAACTTAAAGATAGCATAGATGTTATGCGCCGAATGCTTCGTTCTCACAAGCCTGTGGTGAGGTTTAGTGCTTACAGGGCATTGCAGAAG GCGAGGATTGTGCACAATGTGGAATGCATAACTCCAGAGGATCATAGATTAATGGGTTCCTCTAAGTTATATATGGAGGAATTCAACCATCGT GATGATGAGCCTGAAGCTGAACATGTATCTCAAATCATTAAATCTCAATCATTTGCAGTCAAGGAAGCTTCAACTCATCACTGCAACCTCATGCGTAGGCACaatgtataa
- the LOC121785076 gene encoding coatomer subunit gamma-like isoform X1, whose translation MQWQCVKRDHDLSTNKDCSWIVVIEKHAVLTEVRGFSDPHIDKTRCLKIIKRLLYLLNQGEIFTKSEAAAILSSAVNLYRFQDAHLRRMFHLIARDLCPIADEVSLVTSALLKDVNTGNVAYRANAIRLLCHITNDASLNKVVKFLYEDLCDDNPTLQIASLVCSINLVKRDPRMAITLDQVYPETSFYDKGKHVQFHAMYLEFVMGEVRRTGEVNPTVEVRRYHYHKIWSKLTRLCSWCSSPLGTCILIRCIRQLTRDRTRYGAGGIFELIWSCINGKDKMLAIEGFRSLGGVDVGVYIMPGFQLKDSIDVMRRMLRSHKPVVRFSAYRALQKARIVHNVECITPEDHRLMGSSKLYMEEFNHRDDEPEAEHVSQIIKSQSFAVKEASTHHCNLMRRHNV comes from the exons ATGCAGTGGCAGTGTGTGAAGAGAGATCATGATCTCTCTACTAACAAAG ATTGCTCTTGGATTGTGGTGATTGAGAAACATGCTGTTTTAACTGAAGTGAGGGGTTTTAGTGATCCACATATTGATAAAACAAGATGTTTGAAG ATCATTAAAAGGCTTCTGTATCTTCTCAATCAAGGTGAAATATTCACAAAG AGTGAAGCTGCTGCTATACTTTCTTCAGCGGTTAATCTGTATCGGTTTCAAGATGCTCATTTGAGAAGAATGTTTCATCTAATTGCAAGGGATCTTTGCCCTATTGCAGATGAA GTTTCTCTAGTTACTAGTGCCTTACTTAAAGACGTCAACACCGGTAATGTTGCATATCGGGCGAATGCTATTCGTTTGCTTTGTCATATTACAAATGACGCATCCTTAAACAAAGTTGTGAAATTCCTCTATGAGGATCTTTGTGATGACAATCCTACTCTTCAAATTGCTTCCCTTGTGTGTTCAATCAATTTGGTAAAG AGAGATCCAAGGATGGCCATCACACTCGATCAAGTATACCCCGAGACCTCTTTTTACGATAAAGGAAAACACGTTCAGTTCCATGCCATGTATCTAGAATTTGTG ATGGGAGAAGTACGTCGTACGGGAGAAGTAAATCCTACGGTAGAAGTACGCCGTTATCATTACCACAAAATATGGTCAAAATTAACTAGGCTTTGCTCTTGGTGTTCTTCGCCATTGGGGACTTGCATCCTGATTCGCTGTATTCGTCAG TTAACACGAGATCGGACTCGCTACGGGGCTGGTGGTATCTTCGAACTCATATGGTCTTGTATCAATGGTAAAGATAAAATGTTGGCAATAGAAGGATTCCGGTCACTAGGAGGGGTGGACGTAGGGGTGTACATCATGCCTGGTTTTCAACTTAAAGATAGCATAGATGTTATGCGCCGAATGCTTCGTTCTCACAAGCCTGTGGTGAGGTTTAGTGCTTACAGGGCATTGCAGAAG GCGAGGATTGTGCACAATGTGGAATGCATAACTCCAGAGGATCATAGATTAATGGGTTCCTCTAAGTTATATATGGAGGAATTCAACCATCGT GATGATGAGCCTGAAGCTGAACATGTATCTCAAATCATTAAATCTCAATCATTTGCAGTCAAGGAAGCTTCAACTCATCACTGCAACCTCATGCGTAGGCACaatgtataa